The proteins below are encoded in one region of Silene latifolia isolate original U9 population chromosome 2, ASM4854445v1, whole genome shotgun sequence:
- the LOC141641294 gene encoding uncharacterized protein LOC141641294 yields MGFENHNKRAWVQRVMEVDASNLEVPLSAISSNTTAATFLASISLTLSSLIGAWMTNNNIFQSDFIYGDVKPSTLMLKYISLLICFLLGFSCFVQSTRCFIHANYLISMPFKDMPVYYVEVGVIRGGEFWQLGLRALYFALVMLLWFFGPIPMFLSSMFMVALLYYLDSNSTPLHLYQAFSKKGCDTNVSNVGVRCYV; encoded by the exons ATGGGTTTTGAGAATCATAACAAGAGAGCTTGGGTTCAAAGAGTTATGGAG GTTGATGCATCTAATTTGGAAGTACCCTTGTCAGCAATATCATCAAATACAACAGCAGCAACATTTCTAGCATCAATATCATTAACATTGAGCTCATTGATCGGAGCTTGGATGACGAACAACAACATTTTCCAAAGCGATTTCATCTATGGAGATGTAAAGCCATCAACCCTAATGTTGAAGTACATAAGTCTTCTGATATGTTTCCTCTTGGGCTTCTCTTGTTTTGTGCAATCAACAAGGTGTTTTATCCACGCCAACTATCTCATAAGCATGCCTTTTAAAGACATGCCTGTTTACTATGTTGAAGTTGGTGTTATTAGGGGTGGTGAATTTTGGCAACTTGGCCTTAGGGCTCTTTACTTCGCCCTTGTTATGTTACTTTGGTTCTTTGGTCCTATTCCTATGTTTCTGTCGTCGATGTTCATGGTTGCGCTCCTTTACTATCTCGACTCCAACTCGACTCCCTTGCATCTATATCAAGCTTTCTCCAAGAAGGGGTGTGATACAAACGTGAGTAATGTGGGTGTCCGATGTTATGTATGA